CAGTACCAGAGGGCCGCCGCAGGTAATACTGCTGATACTGTAACATACTGCAGTACTAATATTGCTGATACTATCACATACTGCAGTCTGAGTCTGCCTGACACCCCCAGTGCCAGAGGGCCGCCGTAGGTAATACTACTGCTGATACTGTTTTGTACTGCAGTACTAATACTACCGATACTATGCAATACTGCAGAGATAATACTGCTGATACTATCAGATACTGCAGTACTCCCCCAGTAGCAGAGAGGGCAGACATGTTGTTTGATGTGATCTGTAACAGGaagtcactgtgacatcatcgtCTCTGTTGACAGACAGCGTGATGGCGTTGCTACGGGAACTGGGCCGTGGTTACCAGGCGCTCTGCTCCTACAACTGCAGAGACGCCATCAACATCCTGACCTCCCTCCCACCCCAGCACTACAACACCGGCTGGGTCCTCACACACATCGGCAGGGCCTACTTCGAACTGGCCGAgtacacacaggtaacacacctgagacaggtcacacactcctgacacagtttacacacacacacctgagacaggtgacacacacacctgagtgATGATGTCATGTGTCTGTAGGCGGAGCGTCTGTTCAGCGAGGTGCGCAGGATCGAGTCGTTCCGAGTCGAGGGCATGGAGATCTACTCCACCACCCTGTGGCACCTGCAGAAAGACGTGGCCCTGTCCGCCCTGTCCAAAGACCTGACAGACATGGACAAGAACTGTCCCGAGGTTGGTAATACACCTGTCCACACACTGTCCTGAGGTTAGGACTACATCTGTCCACTTGTCCACTTGTTGACACTCTGTCCTCAGTTTAAAGGATTGTGGTGTCTTTTTAAGATGTtgactgttgttatttttctttaaagacaaAGTTCTCCGTCACacaactgtctgtctctctgattATCTGTCGTTCTGCTgacctgtctgtccctctgctgacctgtctgtctgtgagctgacctgtctgtctctctgcaggccTGGTGTGTAGCAGGAAATTGTTTCAGTCTTCAGAGGGAACATGACATCGCCATCAAGTTCTTCCAGAGAGCCATCCAGGTGAGTCACTGTTACCATGGATACCACGGTTAGACTGGCTGTCTCACCCACTGCCTCACCTGTTTGAAGCTCTGACTGTTTAGTATGAGGGACTTAATTCAACAGCAGGACActtctgtcctcctgtctgtctctctgacctgtctgtccctcaggtGGACCCTGGTTTTGCGTATGCCTACACTCTGTTGGGACATGAGTTCGTCCTGACGGAGGAGTTGGACCGAGCGCTCGCCTGCTTCAGGAACGCCATAAGAGTCAACAACAGACACTACAACGCCTggtaaccatggcaaccacCGTGGACTGCACTGTGTAACACTCAGCACCTGACCAGAGTTTCACTGTGTCCTCATGTCTCTGTATGTCCCTGTcccgctctgtctctctctctgtccctctgtccttctgtGTCCCTGTccgtccctctctgtctctctctgtcactgttcctctgtccctgtctctctctgttcttctctgtccctctctgtgtctctctctgtctttctgtgtgtttttctctgtttctgtctctctctgtcctcctctgtctgtctctgtcactccctctctgtgcctctgtctctatcccctctctctgcccctgTCTGTCCCCCTGTGTGTCCATCcatttctgtccctctctgtctctctgtccctctctgtctctctgtccctctctctctctctctctctgtctgtccctgtgtgtcccctgtctgtgtgtccaggtATGGTCTGGGGATGATCTACTACAAACAGGAGAAGTTTAATCTGGCAGAGATCCACTTTAAGAAGGCGCTGAGCATCAACCCTCAGAGCTCCGTGCTGCTCTGCCACATCGGAGTGGTACGTTAGCACGTTAGCATCGTCCTGCTAACAGACGCTACCTGATCAACAGTGAccatacctgtgtgtgtgtgtgtgtgtgtgtgtgtgcgcaggtgCAGCATGCGTTAAAGAAGTCAGATGCAGCTTTAGAGACTCTGAACAGAGCCATCGGGATCGACCCCAAAAACCCGCTCTGCAAGTTCCACCGAGCCTCCATCCTGTTCGCCAACGACAAGTACAAGGTAATCAATACCGATCAGTACTTCTGTACTGTTAATTAACGACATGTACATGGCAATCACTGCTGATTGATACTGACCAGTAACGACAAGGACAAGGTAATCAatgtcctgtctgtctctctctcacctgtctctctctctcacctgtctgtctctctgcaggcgGCTCTGCAGGAGTTGGAGGAGCTGAAACAGATTGTTCCCAAAGAGTCTCTGGTTTACTTCCTCATAGGAAAGGTACGATACAGATCAATACATACATCAGTAGTTTAACCGCCGTGTTTAGTCTCAGGTGTCCAGCagtgaaagggttaacagcatTAACTGCCGTCTGTCTGTCAGGTGTATAAGAAGCTGGGTCAGACTCACCTGGCTCTGATGAACTTCAGCTGGGCGATGGATCTGGATCCTAAAGGAGCCAACAACCAGATCAAAGAGGCCATCGACAAGAGATACCTACCCGAGGACGAAGGTGAGACACGCTCTGGAGAGCTGAGACAGGGtccagacaggtgagacagaacCCAGGGGAGGTGAGACAGGTACAGAGCCCCTGAAGAGGTGAAACAGGTACAGGACAaccttgtc
Above is a genomic segment from Plectropomus leopardus isolate mb unplaced genomic scaffold, YSFRI_Pleo_2.0 unplaced_scaffold1770, whole genome shotgun sequence containing:
- the cdc27 gene encoding cell division cycle protein 27 homolog, yielding METPQDTLELNRLNLESSNGKLTSDLSVSYIDSSLISPETGSLLGNTVSMASAGSLLAKQNKPKSGRSLLGGPAALSPLTPSFGILPLEPSPGDPTYLQNYSATMETQTTAPSKKSVSRISQSKSVFSQSGNSRDVLPIPFNQSQTSAPHTSGSPQVLSPSMSGPPNVQPRRSSRLFTSASSTAKENSKKLKMKFPTKIPNRKTKCKSAKTTNSSNLNESLDILRLDPSLSLPDTKIPQYQRAAADSVMALLRELGRGYQALCSYNCRDAINILTSLPPQHYNTGWVLTHIGRAYFELAEYTQAERLFSEVRRIESFRVEGMEIYSTTLWHLQKDVALSALSKDLTDMDKNCPEAWCVAGNCFSLQREHDIAIKFFQRAIQVDPGFAYAYTLLGHEFVLTEELDRALACFRNAIRVNNRHYNAWYGLGMIYYKQEKFNLAEIHFKKALSINPQSSVLLCHIGVVQHALKKSDAALETLNRAIGIDPKNPLCKFHRASILFANDKYKAALQELEELKQIVPKESLVYFLIGKVYKKLGQTHLALMNFSWAMDLDPKGANNQIKEAIDKRYLPEDEGETRSGELRQGPDR